A window from Planococcus maritimus encodes these proteins:
- a CDS encoding S1 domain-containing RNA-binding protein, whose product MSIEVGSKLEGKVTGITNFGAFVQLPTGATGLVHISEVADNYVKDINDHLKVGEMVEVKVMNVEADGKIGLSIRKAKPQPEGGTSRPSRPRPNNRSFDRAPKETFETKMAKFLKDSEDNLSTLKRATESKRGGRGAKRG is encoded by the coding sequence ATGTCGATTGAAGTAGGCAGCAAGTTAGAAGGAAAAGTCACGGGTATTACAAACTTTGGAGCGTTCGTACAGCTTCCAACCGGTGCAACAGGCCTCGTGCATATTAGTGAAGTCGCCGACAACTATGTGAAAGATATTAACGATCACTTGAAAGTTGGCGAAATGGTAGAAGTGAAAGTGATGAATGTAGAAGCAGACGGGAAAATCGGTTTGTCGATCCGCAAAGCGAAGCCTCAACCAGAAGGCGGTACTAGCCGTCCAAGCCGTCCGCGTCCGAACAATCGTTCTTTTGACCGCGCCCCTAAGGAAACCTTCGAAACGAAGATGGCAAAATTCCTGAAAGACAGCGAAGACAACCTGTCGACGCTTAAGCGTGCCACAGAATCTAAACGTGGCGGTCGTGGTGCGAAAAGAGGCTAA
- the hslO gene encoding Hsp33 family molecular chaperone HslO produces the protein MPDYLVRGLGFNGNVRAFAVNTTQTVGEAQRRHQTWPAATAALGRLMTGGVMFGAMLKGEDRVTLKIEAGGPVGHLLVDSDAKGNVRGYVAHPQSHVDSKGGKLDVKGVVGTNGMLSVVKDQGMRDYFTGQTPIVSGEIAEDLTYYFVVSEQVPSSVGLGVLVDTDNSVLAAGGFIIQLMPDIDDETITLIEQRLANIEPVSSMIQRGLTPEEILEEVLGKDNVQILEEMPVQFQCTCSKEKFAEGIMGLGKEEIRQIIETDGEAETECHFCHEKYHYNKAELEALLNELESN, from the coding sequence ATGCCAGATTATTTAGTTCGCGGACTCGGTTTTAACGGAAATGTCCGTGCATTTGCAGTCAACACGACACAAACGGTCGGAGAGGCGCAGCGCCGCCACCAGACATGGCCTGCTGCAACAGCAGCTCTCGGCCGCTTGATGACAGGCGGCGTCATGTTCGGCGCCATGTTAAAAGGCGAAGACCGCGTCACCCTGAAAATCGAAGCTGGTGGTCCAGTCGGCCATCTATTAGTCGACAGTGACGCCAAAGGCAATGTGCGCGGCTATGTCGCCCATCCGCAAAGCCATGTTGATAGCAAAGGCGGAAAACTCGATGTTAAAGGTGTTGTCGGCACAAATGGCATGCTGTCTGTCGTCAAAGACCAAGGCATGCGCGATTATTTCACGGGACAAACACCGATTGTATCCGGCGAAATCGCAGAAGACTTGACTTATTATTTCGTCGTCTCCGAACAAGTGCCTTCTTCTGTTGGCCTTGGTGTGCTGGTCGATACCGACAATTCCGTGCTCGCAGCAGGCGGCTTTATCATTCAATTGATGCCTGACATCGACGACGAAACTATCACATTGATCGAACAACGATTGGCGAACATCGAACCGGTTTCCTCCATGATTCAGCGAGGGCTCACGCCTGAAGAGATCTTGGAAGAAGTACTAGGAAAAGACAATGTTCAAATTCTCGAAGAAATGCCCGTGCAGTTTCAATGTACGTGTTCTAAAGAAAAATTCGCAGAAGGCATCATGGGGCTTGGAAAAGAAGAAATCCGCCAAATAATCGAAACAGACGGCGAGGCGGAAACCGAATGTCATTTCTGTCACGAAAAGTACCATTACAACAAAGCAGAATTGGAAGCGTTGCTCAATGAACTCGAATCGAACTAA
- the folB gene encoding dihydroneopterin aldolase: protein MDYIHLNEMEFYGYHGVFPEERKLGQRFRATVTLAIDLTRAGETDELEHTVHYGEAYETCREVIEGTPKKLVEAVAETVAAKLRHRFPLVQGVRVQLIKPDPPIPGHYQSVAIDITRGNF from the coding sequence ATGGATTATATTCATTTGAACGAGATGGAGTTTTATGGCTATCACGGCGTGTTTCCGGAAGAACGGAAACTTGGACAGCGTTTCCGGGCAACAGTGACACTTGCCATCGATTTAACACGCGCTGGAGAAACCGATGAGCTAGAACATACGGTCCATTACGGCGAAGCGTACGAAACATGTCGCGAAGTCATTGAAGGAACACCCAAAAAATTGGTCGAGGCAGTGGCCGAAACAGTAGCTGCTAAATTGCGACACCGATTCCCGCTGGTTCAAGGAGTGCGGGTCCAGCTAATCAAACCCGACCCGCCGATTCCTGGCCATTACCAATCAGTAGCAATCGATATCACGCGGGGGAACTTCTGA
- a CDS encoding type III pantothenate kinase: MILVMDTGNTNIVLGVYDNDTLLHHWRMETDRHKTEDEYAMQIKAFLNHVGLGFESIDGVIMSSVVPPIMFALERMAQKYFHTKALVVGPGVKTGLNIKYENPREVGADRIVNAVAAIQEYGGPLIIVDFGTANTFCYIDENNHYQGGAIAPGIQSSTEALYTRASKLPRIEIARPDSVVGKNTISAMQAGIVYGYVGQAEGIITRMKQQSKRHPTVIATGGLAPLIAEESDMIDHVDPFLTLKGLHFIYKRNQA, from the coding sequence ATGATCTTAGTAATGGATACCGGCAATACCAATATCGTCCTTGGCGTATACGATAACGATACACTCCTGCACCATTGGCGGATGGAAACCGACCGCCACAAAACCGAAGATGAATACGCCATGCAGATCAAAGCATTTTTAAATCATGTTGGGCTCGGCTTTGAGTCAATCGACGGGGTCATCATGTCCTCTGTCGTCCCCCCAATCATGTTTGCGCTCGAGCGCATGGCACAAAAATATTTCCATACCAAAGCGCTAGTCGTCGGGCCTGGCGTCAAGACCGGTCTCAATATTAAATACGAAAACCCGCGTGAAGTGGGTGCAGATCGAATCGTTAATGCCGTCGCCGCGATACAAGAATACGGAGGTCCTTTGATTATTGTCGATTTCGGCACCGCCAACACGTTCTGTTACATTGACGAAAACAACCACTATCAAGGTGGCGCCATCGCACCTGGTATTCAAAGTTCGACTGAAGCGCTCTACACGCGCGCCTCGAAATTGCCGCGCATTGAAATTGCGCGCCCCGATTCGGTTGTTGGCAAAAATACCATCTCAGCGATGCAGGCAGGAATTGTTTACGGATATGTCGGCCAAGCGGAAGGCATCATCACCCGCATGAAACAACAAAGTAAGCGGCACCCGACCGTCATTGCAACAGGCGGCCTTGCCCCATTGATTGCCGAAGAGTCAGATATGATTGACCATGTTGACCCGTTTTTGACATTAAAAGGCTTACACTTTATTTACAAACGTAACCAAGCGTAA
- the ftsH gene encoding ATP-dependent zinc metalloprotease FtsH, producing the protein MNRIFRYTIFYLLIFLVIIGILGTFNNSNQPTQNISYNEFLEALNAGEIENVKIQPDAQVYEVTGEMADYEEGESFVTNVPIENEALTQQIDEVATAQDVEVEFLKAPQTSGWVSFFTGIIPFIIIFILFFFLLNQSQGGGGGRVMNFGKSKAKLYDDQKQKVRFDDVAGADEEKQELVEVVDFLKDPKRFGEIGARIPKGILLVGPPGTGKTLLARAVAGEAGVPFFSISGSDFVEMFVGVGASRVRDLFENAKKNAPCIIFIDEIDAVGRQRGAGLGGGHDEREQTLNQLLVEMDGFGANEGIIIIAATNRPDILDPALLRPGRFDRQITVGRPDVKGREEVLKVHARNKPLDDTVDMKAIAQRTPGFSGADLENLLNEAALVAARRNKKKIDMADIDEATDRVIAGPAKKNRVISKKERNIVAYHESGHTVIGLILDDADIVHKVTIVPRGQAGGYAVMLPREDRYFMTKPELLDKIAGLLGGRVAEDIVFGEVSTGAHNDFQRATAIARSMVTEYGMSDKIGPIQFGQSQGGNVFLGRDFNSDQNYSDAIAFEIDQEIQRIIKEQYVRTKEILTEKRELLELLANTLLEVETLDAAQIQHLKEHGTLPERSYEALNGNYEKDEESETETDEVNPDVTGAPNDPSSGDLPEEGSSTDSQGPIREDRK; encoded by the coding sequence ATGAATCGAATATTCCGATACACCATATTTTATCTACTGATATTCCTAGTGATCATCGGTATTCTAGGGACTTTCAATAATAGCAACCAACCGACGCAAAATATTAGCTACAACGAATTTCTAGAAGCATTGAACGCAGGCGAGATTGAGAATGTAAAAATCCAACCTGACGCACAAGTGTATGAAGTGACCGGCGAGATGGCCGATTACGAAGAAGGCGAATCGTTTGTTACTAACGTGCCGATCGAAAATGAGGCATTGACGCAACAAATTGATGAAGTCGCAACAGCGCAAGATGTAGAAGTTGAATTCTTGAAAGCACCGCAAACAAGCGGCTGGGTTTCATTCTTCACAGGCATCATTCCATTCATCATCATCTTCATCTTGTTCTTCTTCTTGTTGAACCAATCACAAGGCGGCGGTGGCGGCCGAGTGATGAACTTCGGGAAAAGCAAGGCGAAATTGTACGATGACCAGAAACAAAAAGTCCGCTTCGACGATGTAGCTGGTGCGGATGAAGAAAAGCAAGAGCTTGTTGAAGTAGTGGACTTTTTGAAAGATCCGAAACGCTTTGGTGAGATCGGTGCCCGCATTCCGAAGGGGATCTTGCTTGTCGGGCCTCCAGGTACAGGTAAAACTTTGCTTGCCCGCGCAGTAGCTGGCGAAGCAGGCGTGCCGTTCTTCTCAATCAGTGGTTCAGACTTCGTCGAAATGTTCGTCGGCGTCGGGGCTTCACGTGTTCGTGATTTGTTCGAGAACGCGAAGAAAAATGCACCATGTATCATCTTCATCGATGAAATCGATGCAGTCGGCCGCCAACGTGGCGCCGGCCTTGGCGGCGGGCATGATGAGCGTGAACAAACGCTCAACCAATTGCTCGTTGAAATGGATGGCTTTGGTGCGAACGAAGGCATTATCATCATTGCTGCTACCAACCGTCCGGATATCTTGGACCCGGCACTTCTACGTCCTGGCCGTTTTGACCGCCAGATCACAGTTGGCCGCCCGGATGTTAAAGGACGCGAAGAAGTGTTGAAAGTGCATGCGCGCAACAAGCCGCTTGATGACACGGTCGACATGAAGGCGATCGCTCAGCGGACGCCTGGATTCTCAGGTGCAGACCTCGAAAACTTATTGAACGAAGCAGCACTTGTAGCCGCTCGCCGCAATAAGAAAAAAATCGATATGGCCGATATCGACGAAGCGACCGACCGCGTTATTGCCGGTCCAGCTAAGAAGAATCGCGTCATTTCCAAAAAAGAACGCAATATCGTTGCTTATCACGAGTCTGGCCATACCGTTATCGGTTTGATTCTAGATGATGCGGATATCGTCCATAAAGTAACGATCGTGCCGCGTGGCCAAGCTGGCGGATATGCCGTTATGTTGCCACGTGAAGACCGTTACTTTATGACTAAACCGGAACTGCTCGATAAGATTGCCGGCTTGCTCGGTGGACGCGTCGCTGAGGATATCGTCTTTGGCGAAGTATCCACGGGCGCACACAATGACTTCCAGCGCGCGACAGCGATCGCCCGCAGCATGGTCACAGAGTACGGCATGAGCGACAAGATCGGCCCAATCCAATTCGGCCAGTCTCAAGGCGGCAACGTCTTCCTTGGACGCGACTTCAATTCGGATCAAAACTATTCCGATGCGATCGCATTTGAGATCGACCAAGAAATCCAACGCATCATCAAAGAGCAATATGTCCGGACAAAAGAGATCCTCACGGAAAAACGCGAGCTTCTCGAGCTACTTGCCAACACATTGCTTGAAGTGGAAACACTCGATGCTGCTCAAATCCAGCATTTGAAAGAACACGGTACGTTGCCGGAACGTTCGTATGAAGCCTTGAACGGCAACTACGAAAAAGACGAAGAAAGCGAAACGGAAACAGACGAGGTAAACCCGGACGTAACGGGCGCACCGAATGATCCGTCATCAGGAGATTTGCCGGAAGAAGGCTCATCAACTGATTCGCAAGGACCGATCCGAGAAGACCGTAAATAA
- a CDS encoding peptidyl-prolyl cis-trans isomerase: MNSNRTNATPHKQKRHLKTKPVLLVIGILLLANVLWFIAWLIPNGSSATNEEVAAVDGEEITRAEWLAAMEQQHGRAALLELVNEKVMAAAADDYGIEVSDKEIDLELAMMRTAQDGTEELLYASDSERQRDKVKAQLILEKVLTKDVLIEDQAIEDFYEDNRAIYDVKDSYRTSMIVLNSKAEAEEAIKELDNGSSFEALARERSIDNATGNLGGDIGFVSPGQASIDPQIAKTVESIEPGSWSAPLVLEDGRTAVITVKEKIEGRTFGFDEVKEHISRELALEQLPQSVSPEAFWQEFDAEWFYGEGE; encoded by the coding sequence ATGAACTCGAATCGAACTAACGCGACACCGCACAAGCAAAAACGTCACTTGAAAACCAAACCGGTGTTGCTGGTGATTGGTATTTTATTGCTGGCGAATGTGTTGTGGTTTATCGCTTGGCTTATCCCCAACGGCAGCAGTGCCACAAATGAAGAAGTCGCAGCGGTGGATGGAGAAGAAATCACGCGTGCTGAATGGTTGGCGGCCATGGAACAACAGCATGGCCGCGCCGCTCTGTTGGAATTGGTCAATGAAAAAGTCATGGCCGCTGCGGCAGATGATTACGGGATCGAAGTATCGGATAAAGAAATCGATCTGGAACTGGCGATGATGCGAACTGCGCAGGACGGGACTGAAGAGTTGTTGTATGCGAGTGACAGCGAACGTCAGCGCGACAAAGTAAAAGCGCAATTGATCTTGGAGAAGGTCTTGACGAAAGATGTCCTCATCGAAGATCAGGCCATCGAAGATTTCTACGAAGACAACCGTGCAATCTACGATGTCAAAGATTCATACCGCACGAGCATGATTGTTTTGAATTCCAAGGCGGAAGCGGAAGAAGCGATCAAAGAGCTCGACAATGGCTCGAGTTTCGAGGCACTTGCACGCGAGCGCTCGATCGATAATGCCACTGGCAACCTAGGCGGTGATATCGGCTTTGTGTCTCCAGGTCAAGCTTCGATCGATCCACAAATCGCGAAAACGGTGGAAAGCATCGAACCGGGCTCTTGGTCCGCTCCGCTCGTACTTGAAGATGGCCGGACTGCGGTTATTACGGTGAAAGAAAAAATCGAAGGCCGCACATTCGGCTTTGATGAAGTGAAAGAGCACATCAGCCGCGAGCTGGCACTTGAGCAATTGCCTCAATCCGTTTCGCCCGAAGCCTTTTGGCAAGAATTCGACGCTGAATGGTTTTATGGCGAAGGGGAATGA
- the hpt gene encoding hypoxanthine phosphoribosyltransferase, with protein sequence MLQKDIKEVLISEEQLQEKARELGDTLTRDYEGKYPLAIGVLKGAMPFMGDLMKRFDGYVEMDFMDVSSYGNATVSSGEVKIVKDLNASVEGRDLLIIEDIIDSGLTLSYLVDLFKYRKANSIKIVTLLDKPTGRKVDLKADYIGFEVPDAFVVGYGLDYAEKYRNLPYIGILKPAIYSNEEE encoded by the coding sequence ATGCTACAAAAAGACATTAAAGAAGTATTGATCAGTGAAGAACAACTTCAGGAAAAAGCACGTGAACTCGGCGACACATTAACGCGTGATTATGAAGGGAAATACCCGCTCGCCATCGGTGTACTAAAAGGCGCCATGCCATTCATGGGCGATCTTATGAAGCGCTTTGATGGCTACGTGGAAATGGATTTCATGGACGTTTCGAGCTACGGCAACGCAACGGTTTCTTCAGGGGAAGTCAAAATCGTCAAAGATTTGAACGCCAGTGTTGAAGGCCGTGATTTGCTAATCATCGAAGACATCATCGATAGTGGGCTGACATTGAGTTATTTGGTGGACTTGTTTAAATACCGCAAAGCGAATTCCATTAAAATCGTTACACTGCTCGACAAGCCGACTGGCCGCAAAGTGGATTTAAAAGCGGATTACATCGGATTTGAAGTGCCGGATGCTTTCGTTGTCGGGTATGGTCTCGACTACGCAGAAAAATACCGCAACCTTCCATATATTGGGATACTTAAGCCGGCTATCTACAGCAACGAAGAGGAATAG
- a CDS encoding FtsB family cell division protein, with the protein MKREKMHENQGVTPLQNEYTRAVEIEDARKKRHQVVLYRRLAVFGLVVLLTSIWLGSTIYAQSQTIAGKEQLQEEKLAELEEVQKQQAKLEEQIRLLNDDDYVSKLARKDYFLSDEGEVIFTLPNDAEKPQEDSEEKE; encoded by the coding sequence GTGAAGAGAGAGAAAATGCACGAAAATCAGGGAGTGACCCCGCTGCAAAATGAATACACGCGGGCTGTAGAAATCGAAGACGCACGGAAAAAACGGCATCAAGTGGTTTTGTACAGGCGGCTAGCGGTGTTTGGCTTGGTTGTGCTATTGACGAGCATTTGGCTTGGGTCGACCATTTATGCACAATCCCAAACCATTGCCGGCAAAGAACAGCTGCAAGAGGAAAAATTGGCTGAGCTTGAAGAAGTGCAAAAGCAGCAAGCTAAGCTCGAAGAACAGATCCGTTTATTGAACGACGACGATTATGTTTCAAAGCTTGCACGCAAAGATTATTTCTTGTCGGATGAAGGTGAGGTCATATTCACTTTGCCGAATGATGCCGAAAAACCACAAGAAGATAGCGAAGAAAAAGAGTAG
- a CDS encoding carbamoyl phosphate synthase small subunit: MTGNLLLATGESFTGTWHGTQTAVQGELVFFTGMTGYEEVITDPSYKGQIIVFSYPLIGQYGIETLYAQSEQIQAAGIIVSELYEGPLPKQALSLAQFAKAQGVPLLSGIDTRSVIQQVRETGTMPAQLLHGTTPEEPWQLLKTDFFPGPHATEAKQLGEGLLHIGLIDFHYKASILKELLALNCRVSIIPYNAAIGLPEDLEVDGLLFSNGPGDPKALNSWLPVYRAWAERYPSFGICLGHQVLAAAFGATTTKLAYGHRGANHPVKNNQTGRVSMSSQNHSYVVEADSLSNTPFEVLYENVNDGSIEGLIHPRLPITTVQFHPEAAPGPADHLALFHQFLETVNDMKKVKIHA; encoded by the coding sequence ATGACAGGAAACTTACTCTTAGCAACTGGGGAATCATTTACGGGAACGTGGCACGGCACACAAACAGCTGTGCAAGGAGAGCTGGTGTTTTTCACTGGCATGACAGGCTATGAAGAAGTCATCACCGATCCATCTTATAAAGGGCAAATCATTGTTTTTTCCTATCCCTTGATCGGCCAATACGGAATTGAAACGCTTTATGCACAATCGGAACAAATTCAAGCAGCTGGCATCATCGTGTCCGAACTGTATGAAGGCCCGCTTCCTAAGCAGGCACTGTCGCTCGCACAATTTGCCAAAGCACAAGGCGTGCCGCTCCTGAGCGGTATCGACACACGCTCCGTTATCCAACAGGTTCGTGAAACAGGCACTATGCCGGCGCAGCTGCTTCACGGCACTACACCTGAAGAGCCTTGGCAACTGCTCAAGACTGACTTTTTCCCGGGCCCACACGCGACTGAAGCCAAACAGCTTGGCGAAGGCCTCTTGCATATTGGACTCATTGATTTTCATTACAAAGCTTCCATCTTAAAAGAGTTGCTTGCGCTCAACTGTCGCGTCAGCATCATCCCCTACAACGCGGCTATCGGGCTGCCTGAGGACTTGGAAGTCGACGGGCTATTGTTTTCAAACGGACCGGGAGACCCTAAAGCACTGAACAGCTGGCTGCCGGTGTACAGAGCATGGGCAGAACGCTATCCGTCCTTCGGCATTTGCCTCGGCCACCAAGTGCTAGCAGCCGCTTTCGGCGCAACAACTACAAAGCTCGCTTACGGTCATCGCGGCGCCAATCACCCGGTTAAAAATAATCAAACCGGACGCGTCAGCATGAGCTCCCAAAATCATAGCTATGTGGTCGAAGCGGACAGCTTATCGAATACGCCATTTGAGGTGTTGTACGAAAACGTTAACGATGGCAGCATTGAAGGTTTAATTCACCCACGATTGCCGATCACAACCGTTCAATTCCACCCTGAAGCAGCCCCAGGACCTGCGGATCATCTGGCCTTGTTCCACCAGTTTTTAGAAACTGTAAATGATATGAAGAAGGTGAAAATACATGCCTAA
- the cysK gene encoding cysteine synthase A yields the protein MARVGNSITELIGQTPIVKLNRLTGPEDAEVYVKLEYFNPGSSVKDRIALAMIEAAEKSGDLKEGDTLIEPTSGNTGIGLAMIAAAKGYRSVLVMPETMSMERRNLLRAYGAELVLTPGPDGMNGPKGAIKTAEKLAAENDWFMPQQFNNQANPEVHRLTTGPEIVEAMDQLDGFIAGIGTGGTITGAGQVLKEHFPNVHIVAVEPTDSPVLSGGKPGPHKIQGIGAGFVPAVLNTEIYDEIMQVSNDQSYEFARRTAREEGILGGVSSGAAIYAALELAKRLGKGKKVLAILPSNGERYLSTPLYQFDENNG from the coding sequence ATGGCACGAGTAGGAAATTCAATTACCGAATTGATTGGGCAAACACCGATTGTTAAATTAAACCGGCTAACAGGACCTGAAGATGCAGAAGTTTACGTCAAATTGGAATACTTCAACCCAGGATCTAGCGTCAAAGACCGTATCGCACTGGCGATGATTGAAGCAGCTGAAAAATCCGGCGACTTAAAAGAAGGCGATACCTTAATCGAACCAACAAGCGGCAACACAGGAATCGGATTGGCCATGATCGCAGCAGCAAAAGGATATCGCAGCGTCCTTGTCATGCCTGAGACGATGAGCATGGAACGCCGCAACTTATTGCGTGCATATGGTGCAGAATTGGTCTTAACGCCAGGTCCAGATGGTATGAATGGTCCCAAAGGTGCCATCAAAACGGCCGAAAAATTGGCTGCCGAAAACGATTGGTTCATGCCACAACAGTTCAACAATCAGGCAAATCCAGAAGTACACCGGTTAACGACGGGTCCTGAAATTGTGGAAGCGATGGATCAATTGGACGGCTTCATTGCAGGCATCGGCACAGGCGGTACCATCACTGGGGCTGGCCAGGTATTGAAAGAGCATTTCCCAAACGTTCATATCGTAGCGGTTGAACCGACCGATTCACCGGTCTTGTCTGGCGGAAAACCCGGTCCTCATAAAATCCAAGGCATCGGCGCAGGTTTTGTTCCGGCGGTATTGAACACCGAAATCTACGACGAGATCATGCAAGTAAGCAATGATCAATCTTATGAATTTGCCCGTAGAACGGCCCGTGAAGAAGGTATTCTCGGAGGTGTTTCATCAGGTGCAGCTATCTACGCCGCGCTTGAACTCGCGAAAAGACTTGGCAAAGGCAAAAAAGTCTTGGCGATCTTGCCATCCAACGGTGAACGCTATCTGAGCACACCACTTTATCAATTTGATGAAAATAACGGATAA
- the folP gene encoding dihydropteroate synthase, whose protein sequence is MNTETVVMGILNVTPDSFSDGGQFDNVEKAVARAKQMLADGAAIIDVGGESTRPGHTQISDEEEIARVVPVIRALRQRTDAVISIDTYKSAVAHAAVEAGATIINDIWGAKYDSEIARVAASKQVPIVLMHNRTEAVYDDFWQGVKEDLEASIHIARDAGVPDEHIWLDPGIGFAKTLAQNVEMMQRLDQLVAMGYPVLLGTSRKSFIGKLLGVTVDERLEGSLATVSFGVMKGCQIVRVHDVKETVQTVRMIDVLTGKKRMEG, encoded by the coding sequence ATGAACACGGAAACGGTAGTAATGGGCATTTTGAATGTAACGCCGGATTCATTTTCCGACGGCGGACAGTTCGATAATGTAGAAAAAGCAGTGGCGCGAGCCAAGCAAATGCTCGCGGATGGGGCAGCAATCATTGATGTGGGAGGCGAATCGACACGTCCTGGCCACACGCAGATCTCGGACGAAGAAGAGATCGCCCGCGTTGTCCCGGTGATTCGTGCGCTCCGACAACGAACAGACGCGGTTATTTCCATCGATACATATAAATCTGCAGTGGCGCATGCTGCAGTTGAGGCAGGAGCCACTATCATCAATGATATTTGGGGGGCTAAATACGATTCCGAAATCGCCCGAGTAGCGGCGAGCAAGCAAGTGCCGATTGTTTTGATGCACAACCGGACTGAAGCGGTTTACGATGACTTCTGGCAAGGTGTTAAAGAAGACCTCGAGGCAAGCATTCACATTGCGCGAGATGCGGGAGTGCCTGACGAACATATCTGGCTCGACCCTGGCATTGGGTTCGCTAAGACACTAGCGCAAAACGTCGAGATGATGCAGCGGCTCGATCAACTTGTGGCGATGGGCTACCCGGTACTTCTTGGCACATCCCGAAAATCGTTTATCGGCAAGTTGCTGGGTGTAACGGTCGATGAGCGTTTAGAAGGCTCGCTCGCTACAGTATCGTTCGGCGTCATGAAAGGCTGCCAAATCGTACGAGTGCACGACGTGAAAGAAACGGTGCAAACGGTCCGCATGATAGATGTCTTAACCGGAAAGAAAAGGATGGAGGGATGA
- the tilS gene encoding tRNA lysidine(34) synthetase TilS, translating to MDHYEQTMLSYLNKYELFDKGSRLVIGVSGGIDSMVLLHFLSQQRRQLGISLTAVHVDHMLRGEQSAEDSRFVEQQCKLWDVPYELYQVPVPAILAEKGGNTQNVCREERYRIFEFVMKKTQSEVLITAHHADDQLETLLMDGMRGSLKHGDFGMRNKRPISGGSLVRPQLAVTKADIARYAELNNVPHREDPSNASDAYTRNRIRKTLLPAIALENPRAAVHFAELAEQVNEDAVFLMQLAKQALEELLTSREELVISAESFRSHPSALQKRMVLLLLNYLYNGKRVLITSHLAEQVRELLQSSSGTVFVHLPQNYRMIRQYDRVFFEKLKEHAEFQRADIGQLWSPSVRGCRYRVVPIGEEPEVENAVFWYFHSEETDFTLREREPGDRILLAGMSRAKKLARLMIDEKVPSQQRGHWPIIVAGKHQVLLVPRLRTASYLSRSKRTEDNRVLIEQCIDYAK from the coding sequence GTGGATCATTATGAACAAACCATGCTGAGCTATTTAAACAAATACGAGCTATTCGATAAAGGAAGCCGTCTAGTCATCGGTGTTTCCGGCGGCATCGATTCCATGGTTCTTTTGCATTTTCTATCGCAGCAGCGGCGCCAGCTCGGCATAAGTCTTACAGCGGTACATGTCGACCATATGCTAAGGGGCGAACAATCAGCTGAAGACAGTCGCTTTGTCGAACAGCAATGCAAGCTTTGGGACGTTCCTTATGAACTTTATCAAGTACCGGTCCCTGCGATTTTAGCGGAAAAAGGCGGCAACACACAAAATGTTTGCCGGGAAGAGCGGTACCGCATATTCGAATTCGTGATGAAGAAAACACAATCGGAAGTACTGATTACGGCCCATCACGCAGATGATCAATTGGAGACGCTATTGATGGACGGCATGCGTGGCAGCTTGAAGCATGGCGATTTTGGCATGCGCAATAAACGCCCGATCAGCGGAGGTTCGCTCGTGCGGCCGCAGCTCGCTGTCACTAAAGCGGACATTGCACGGTATGCAGAGCTCAACAACGTGCCGCATCGTGAAGACCCGAGTAATGCGAGCGATGCCTACACGCGCAACCGGATCCGCAAGACCCTCTTGCCGGCAATAGCCTTAGAAAATCCTCGTGCAGCGGTGCACTTTGCAGAGCTTGCTGAACAAGTCAATGAAGACGCTGTATTCCTTATGCAACTTGCAAAACAAGCACTGGAAGAATTACTGACTTCTCGTGAAGAATTGGTGATTTCCGCTGAAAGTTTCAGAAGCCATCCCTCTGCTTTACAAAAAAGGATGGTTCTACTACTATTAAACTATCTATATAATGGCAAGCGAGTGTTAATTACAAGCCATTTGGCAGAGCAAGTGCGTGAGCTTTTGCAAAGTTCCTCAGGCACCGTTTTTGTACATTTGCCGCAAAATTATAGGATGATACGTCAATACGACCGCGTGTTCTTTGAAAAATTGAAAGAACACGCGGAGTTCCAGCGGGCGGATATCGGCCAGTTGTGGTCGCCGTCTGTCCGGGGTTGCCGTTACCGGGTTGTGCCAATCGGCGAAGAGCCGGAAGTAGAAAATGCCGTTTTTTGGTATTTTCACTCTGAAGAAACGGATTTCACGCTTCGTGAAAGGGAACCGGGCGACCGCATCTTGCTTGCGGGGATGAGCCGGGCGAAAAAATTGGCGCGGCTGATGATTGATGAAAAAGTTCCGTCACAACAACGGGGCCACTGGCCAATCATCGTAGCCGGGAAACATCAAGTCTTATTAGTGCCGCGTTTGCGCACGGCATCTTATCTGAGTCGGTCTAAGCGCACGGAAGACAATCGCGTATTAATTGAACAATGCATAGATTATGCAAAATGA